The following proteins come from a genomic window of Maylandia zebra isolate NMK-2024a linkage group LG22, Mzebra_GT3a, whole genome shotgun sequence:
- the LOC101475938 gene encoding DEP domain-containing mTOR-interacting protein → MGPRTGVTASKDEKAVTGGCGGGHGGGRGGGRGGGRGGGHGGGRGEARVRSCSDGNIYTRGRVGLPSTSSSLVLSNPKSVLKRPVSTEELQEPGGPYIKKTFTIVGDAVGWGFVVRGNRPCHIQAVEPQGPAALAGMKVRQFVVSVNGLNVLDLDYRTVSYLILTGPRTVVMEVMEEAEN, encoded by the exons ATGGGACCTCGTACAGGAG TCACAGCATCCAAGGATGAGAAAGCTGTCACAGGTGGATGTGGCGGAGGTCATGGTGGAGGTCGTGGCGGAGGTCGTGGTGGAGGTCGTGGCGGAGGTCATGGCGGAGGTCGGGGAGAAGCCCGGGTGAGAAGCTGCAGTGATGGAAACATATACACCCGAGGACGAGTCGGTCTCCccagcacctcctcctcccTGGTGCTCTCCAACCCCAAATCTG TCCTCAAGAGACCAGTGAGCACAGAGGAGCTACAAGAACCAGGAGGACCCTACATCAAGAAAACCTTCACG ATTGTCGGTGATGCAGTGGGCTGGGGCTTTGTGGTCAGAGGAAACAGGCCGTGCCACATCCAGGCCGTGGAGCCTCAGGGTCCAGCTGCTCTCGCAGGGATGAAG GTTCGCCAGTTTGTGGTTTCAGTCAACGGCCTCAACGTTCTTGATCTGGACTACCGGACAGTCAGCTATCTGATCCTTACTGGGCCCAGAACTGTGGTGATGGAAGTAATGGAAGAGGCTGAAAACTGA